From a region of the Corallococcus coralloides DSM 2259 genome:
- a CDS encoding TIM44-like domain-containing protein produces the protein MPSCSTAKRPWRWLPGLLTVSALLVLALPLVALARGGGGEHYTSGRDRGNGGGGGDGLPIWLIFDLIRLLFLYPKVTVPLLIIGGVAWWFYKRNLHPTATTQRALDQREAEVRTEVSGRDVSGWVNALKLKDPSFELEPTLEKVRWLFIELQKSWFRRDMTPVRPFLSDATWQRFNVQLALMQAQGVRDALADMKVLDVQLIGLHQTEWYDSIHVRVRASIRDTDVPANQTDAQAMAAASKVAPETFTEVWTFVRKPGAQTRIGEDLFQGKCPNCGAPYKGGASNTCEFCNAVVNSGNYDWTLSEITQGVEHVRHHKQVDGLMQARADDPALNLEMLEDRASLLFWKWIDAQSRNEPQRLSKVANADALTKLDAELGQLAKQGRRRVFLECAVGAVDVRALEVHPESFDEAQVEIRWSARMGIGPVNEKPPSLPTVPQRWVFTLLRRHGAKTNTDTGMSTDRCPQCNAPTTNSAANTCEFCGTVLGNGERDWVLASALPFESWNVHHAQRTSRNAARYQEARRAERGTVPPPPVDMGGHGHGHGHDDGDRVVTDVKERERLLYMMASIAAADGDVSNAERRLLKLCAERWSVSWANVEMALNAGPQLFERLVPRGSPEAEVFLRHIVEMALVDGRIDRKERKMLQIAAQHLGLEEQLPALIGDH, from the coding sequence ATGCCTTCGTGCTCAACAGCGAAACGCCCGTGGCGGTGGCTGCCCGGCCTGCTCACCGTGTCCGCCCTGCTCGTGCTCGCCCTGCCGCTCGTGGCCCTGGCGCGCGGCGGTGGAGGCGAGCACTACACGTCCGGCCGCGACCGCGGGAACGGCGGTGGCGGGGGCGACGGCCTGCCCATCTGGCTGATCTTCGACCTGATCCGCCTCCTCTTCCTCTACCCGAAGGTGACCGTCCCGCTGCTGATCATCGGCGGTGTCGCCTGGTGGTTCTACAAGCGCAACCTGCACCCGACCGCCACCACCCAGCGCGCGTTGGATCAGCGCGAGGCCGAAGTGCGCACGGAGGTGTCCGGCCGCGACGTGTCGGGCTGGGTGAACGCGCTGAAGCTCAAGGACCCGTCCTTCGAGCTGGAGCCCACGCTGGAGAAGGTGCGCTGGCTCTTCATCGAGCTGCAGAAGTCGTGGTTCCGCCGGGACATGACGCCGGTGCGCCCCTTCCTGTCGGACGCGACGTGGCAGCGCTTCAACGTGCAGCTGGCGCTGATGCAGGCGCAGGGCGTGCGCGACGCGCTCGCGGACATGAAGGTGCTGGACGTGCAGCTCATCGGCCTGCACCAGACCGAGTGGTACGACAGCATCCACGTGCGCGTGCGCGCCAGCATCCGCGACACGGACGTGCCCGCGAACCAGACGGACGCGCAGGCCATGGCCGCCGCCAGCAAAGTGGCCCCGGAGACGTTCACGGAGGTGTGGACCTTCGTGCGCAAGCCCGGCGCGCAGACGCGTATCGGCGAGGACCTGTTCCAGGGCAAGTGCCCCAACTGCGGCGCGCCCTACAAGGGCGGCGCGTCCAACACCTGCGAGTTCTGCAACGCGGTGGTGAACTCCGGTAACTACGACTGGACGCTCTCTGAAATCACGCAGGGTGTGGAGCACGTGCGCCACCACAAGCAGGTGGACGGGCTGATGCAGGCGCGCGCGGACGACCCGGCGCTCAACCTGGAGATGCTGGAGGACCGCGCGTCGCTCTTGTTCTGGAAGTGGATCGACGCGCAGAGCCGCAACGAGCCGCAGCGCCTGTCCAAGGTCGCCAACGCGGACGCCCTCACGAAGCTGGACGCGGAGCTGGGCCAGCTGGCGAAGCAGGGCCGCCGCCGCGTCTTCCTGGAGTGCGCGGTGGGCGCGGTGGACGTGCGCGCGCTGGAGGTGCACCCGGAGTCCTTCGACGAGGCGCAGGTGGAAATCCGCTGGAGCGCCCGCATGGGCATTGGCCCGGTGAACGAGAAGCCGCCGAGCCTGCCCACGGTGCCGCAGCGCTGGGTCTTCACGCTGCTGCGCCGCCACGGCGCGAAGACGAACACGGACACCGGTATGTCCACGGACCGCTGCCCGCAGTGCAACGCGCCCACCACCAACAGCGCGGCCAACACCTGCGAGTTCTGCGGCACGGTGCTGGGCAACGGCGAGCGCGACTGGGTGCTCGCGTCCGCCCTCCCCTTCGAGTCCTGGAACGTCCACCACGCGCAGCGCACGTCCCGGAACGCGGCCCGCTACCAGGAGGCCCGCCGGGCCGAGCGCGGCACCGTCCCGCCCCCGCCCGTGGACATGGGCGGCCATGGCCATGGCCACGGCCATGACGACGGCGACCGGGTGGTGACGGACGTGAAGGAGCGCGAGCGGCTGCTCTACATGATGGCGTCCATCGCCGCCGCGGATGGTGACGTCTCCAACGCCGAGCGCCGGCTGCTCAAGCTGTGCGCGGAGCGCTGGAGCGTGTCGTGGGCCAACGTGGAGATGGCCCTCAACGCCGGGCCGCAGCTCTTCGAGCGCCTGGTCCCGCGCGGCAGCCCGGAGGCGGAGGTGTTCCTGCGCCACATCGTGGAGATGGCCCTGGTGGACGGCCGCATCGACCGCAAGGAGCGGAAGATGCTGCAGATCGCCGCCCAGCACCTGGGCCTGGAGGAGCAGCTTCCGGCGCTGATCGGGGACCACTGA
- a CDS encoding phosphatase PAP2 family protein: MSIWSFSEGRVRPSVASSDEALVRFRQVDLVLMVACSVAALMCVGPARWAPHSGRNALLFLFFALGLPAVRMLEARFPRQPLLAIVADFWLLPVSALAHGWLGPIVDWMNPVLKDAQLVAVDQKLFGFQVSVALAHAIPPWANDVLMLCYYGHFIWPLLLGIYLYARGRGATPGFDEYLLGLGLLLGFNYAAYSLVPAVGPRYFLIGAFDSPATQGWILTPLLESMMRTPVYTRDCFPSGHTGVMLVVLFYAFRFARRFFWVMLFPGMGLIFATLAGRFHYAIDLICAVPLVMVVTGLALALSRSARQRAVEQGARSVPADAIVRP; this comes from the coding sequence GTGAGCATCTGGTCATTCAGCGAGGGCCGCGTGCGGCCTTCAGTGGCGTCGTCGGACGAAGCGCTCGTGCGCTTCCGGCAGGTGGACCTCGTCCTCATGGTGGCCTGCTCGGTGGCCGCCCTGATGTGCGTGGGCCCGGCCCGCTGGGCGCCGCACTCCGGCCGCAACGCGCTCCTCTTCCTCTTCTTCGCGCTGGGTCTGCCGGCCGTGCGCATGCTGGAGGCGCGCTTCCCGCGCCAGCCGCTCCTTGCCATCGTGGCGGACTTCTGGCTCCTGCCGGTGTCGGCGCTCGCCCACGGGTGGCTGGGGCCCATCGTGGACTGGATGAACCCGGTCCTGAAGGACGCCCAGCTCGTCGCGGTGGATCAGAAGCTGTTCGGCTTCCAGGTCTCGGTGGCGCTGGCGCACGCGATTCCGCCCTGGGCCAACGACGTGCTGATGCTCTGCTACTACGGGCACTTCATCTGGCCGTTGCTCCTGGGCATCTATCTGTACGCCCGGGGCAGGGGAGCCACGCCCGGCTTCGACGAGTACCTGCTGGGGCTGGGCCTGCTCCTGGGCTTCAACTACGCGGCGTACTCGCTGGTGCCCGCGGTGGGGCCCCGGTACTTCCTCATCGGCGCGTTCGACAGTCCGGCGACGCAGGGGTGGATCCTCACGCCGCTCTTGGAGTCCATGATGCGCACGCCGGTGTACACCCGGGACTGCTTCCCGTCCGGGCACACCGGGGTGATGCTGGTGGTGCTCTTCTACGCCTTCCGGTTCGCCCGGCGCTTCTTCTGGGTGATGCTCTTCCCGGGCATGGGGCTCATCTTCGCGACGCTGGCGGGGCGGTTCCACTACGCCATCGACCTCATCTGCGCGGTGCCCCTGGTGATGGTGGTGACGGGGCTGGCGCTGGCCCTGTCCCGCTCCGCCCGGCAGCGCGCGGTGGAACAAGGCGCGCGTTCCGTGCCCGCGGACGCTATCGTCCGGCCCTGA
- a CDS encoding aminotransferase class I/II-fold pyridoxal phosphate-dependent enzyme, translating to MSPRPVLAQRVSRFGTTVFSEFSALALKHQAVNLGQGFPDFDGPDAIKEAAWKAIQGGVNQYAPGTGAKDLRNAIAEHSQRFYNHAVDPDTMVTVTSGATEAILDVILGLVDPGDEVVAFEPFYDSYDANIAFVGATPRYVPLRPPDAEHATWWFDRDEVRAAFGPKTRLLILNSPHNPTGKVFTREELEFLGHLCAEHDVKVLADEVYEHIVFAPAKHLRAATVPVLADRTVTVSSAGKSFSLTGWKVGWIIAPPPLRDAVQRAHQFVTFATASPFQAAMAVALRLPDSYFQELTALYTARRERLLTGLRAAGLQAYSPEGSYFILADIRGYGFEDDVAFCRHLVTEVGVAGIPPSVFYGPEHRHLGQRFARFAFCKTDGVLDEAVRRLREKLPALKR from the coding sequence ATGTCCCCCCGGCCCGTGCTCGCGCAGCGCGTCTCCCGCTTCGGCACCACCGTCTTCTCCGAGTTCAGCGCGCTGGCCCTGAAGCACCAGGCCGTGAACCTGGGGCAGGGGTTCCCGGACTTCGACGGGCCGGACGCCATCAAGGAAGCGGCGTGGAAGGCCATCCAGGGCGGCGTCAACCAGTACGCCCCCGGCACGGGCGCCAAGGACCTGCGCAACGCCATCGCCGAGCACTCGCAGCGCTTCTACAACCACGCCGTGGACCCGGACACCATGGTCACCGTCACCAGCGGCGCGACGGAGGCCATCCTCGACGTCATCCTGGGCCTGGTGGATCCGGGCGACGAGGTGGTGGCCTTCGAGCCGTTCTACGACTCGTACGACGCCAACATCGCCTTCGTGGGCGCCACGCCGCGCTACGTGCCGCTGCGCCCGCCGGACGCGGAGCACGCCACCTGGTGGTTCGACCGCGATGAGGTCCGCGCCGCCTTCGGTCCGAAGACGCGGCTGCTCATCCTCAACTCGCCGCACAACCCCACGGGCAAGGTCTTCACGCGCGAGGAGCTGGAGTTCCTGGGCCACCTCTGCGCCGAGCACGACGTGAAGGTGCTGGCGGATGAAGTCTACGAGCACATCGTCTTCGCCCCCGCGAAGCACCTCCGCGCGGCCACGGTGCCGGTGCTCGCGGACCGCACGGTGACGGTGAGCAGCGCGGGCAAGTCCTTCAGCCTGACGGGGTGGAAGGTTGGCTGGATCATCGCGCCGCCGCCGCTCAGGGACGCGGTGCAGCGCGCGCACCAGTTCGTCACCTTCGCCACCGCGTCGCCGTTCCAGGCCGCCATGGCCGTGGCGCTGCGGCTGCCGGACAGCTACTTCCAGGAGCTGACGGCGCTCTACACCGCCAGGCGCGAACGGCTGCTCACGGGCCTGCGCGCGGCGGGGCTCCAGGCGTACTCGCCGGAGGGCAGCTACTTCATCCTCGCGGACATCCGCGGCTACGGCTTCGAGGACGACGTCGCGTTCTGCCGGCACCTGGTGACGGAGGTGGGGGTCGCGGGCATCCCGCCCAGCGTCTTCTACGGCCCGGAGCACCGGCACCTGGGACAGCGCTTCGCGCGCTTCGCCTTCTGCAAGACGGACGGCGTGCTGGACGAAGCCGTGCGCCGCCTGCGCGAGAAGCTGCCCGCCCTCAAGCGCTGA
- a CDS encoding hydroxymethylglutaryl-CoA lyase: protein MDPKETSRTRVGLLGQLPRRVDVYEVGPRDGLQNELRTLPTRDKARLINALVAAGEKRIEVTSFVSPKWIPQLADAEELLKLVGRRPGVVFSALVPNLKGLERAQAAGLEEAAVFISASEAHSKKNINKTIAEALAGAKEVTAAARKAGMRVRGYLSTVWGCPYEGHVPVERVVDICRQLVDAGIYQLSLGDTIGVGTPRQTEEILAALLQHMPVDTLALHLHDTRGTALANALVGLSAGVTTFDASIGGLGGCPYAPGAAGNLASEDAVFMLHGMGVDTGIDLDKLVEAGEIAQELIGRKLAGKYLQAALGERDKKATRRAQT from the coding sequence GTGGATCCGAAAGAGACATCGCGAACGCGGGTCGGCCTGCTGGGGCAACTGCCCCGCCGGGTCGACGTGTACGAGGTCGGCCCCCGCGACGGCCTGCAGAACGAGCTCCGCACGCTGCCCACCCGAGACAAGGCGCGGCTCATCAACGCCCTGGTCGCCGCGGGGGAGAAGCGCATCGAGGTGACGTCGTTCGTGTCACCCAAGTGGATCCCCCAGCTGGCGGACGCGGAGGAGCTGCTCAAGCTGGTGGGCCGTCGCCCCGGCGTCGTCTTCTCCGCGCTGGTGCCCAACCTGAAGGGCCTGGAGCGCGCGCAGGCGGCGGGCCTGGAGGAGGCCGCGGTGTTCATCTCCGCGTCGGAGGCCCACTCCAAGAAGAACATCAACAAGACCATCGCGGAGGCGCTGGCCGGCGCGAAGGAAGTGACGGCCGCCGCCCGCAAGGCCGGGATGCGCGTGCGCGGCTACCTGTCCACCGTGTGGGGCTGCCCCTATGAGGGCCACGTCCCGGTGGAGCGCGTGGTGGACATCTGCCGTCAGCTGGTGGACGCGGGCATCTACCAGCTGAGCCTGGGCGACACGATTGGCGTGGGCACGCCCCGGCAGACGGAAGAGATATTGGCGGCGCTGCTCCAGCACATGCCGGTGGACACGCTGGCGCTGCACCTGCACGACACGCGAGGCACCGCGCTGGCCAACGCGCTGGTGGGCCTGTCCGCGGGCGTCACCACGTTCGACGCGAGCATCGGCGGGCTGGGCGGCTGTCCCTACGCGCCGGGCGCCGCGGGCAACCTGGCGTCGGAGGACGCGGTCTTCATGCTGCACGGCATGGGCGTGGACACCGGCATCGACCTGGACAAGCTGGTGGAGGCCGGGGAGATCGCCCAGGAGCTCATCGGCCGGAAGCTCGCGGGCAAGTACCTCCAGGCCGCGCTCGGCGAGCGGGACAAGAAGGCCACCCGCCGCGCGCAGACCTGA
- a CDS encoding enoyl-CoA hydratase-related protein — protein MPEFKVEARGAIEIWTIDGESRRNAISRAMHQELDALVSRVSSGRAVRAVILTGAGDKAFCAGADLKERTTMSEDEVRAFLNGLRVTLRSIEKSDCVFIAAINGAAFGGGTELALACDLRVASPATEMGLTEVKLGIIPGGGGTQRLARLIGPGRAKDLILTARRVNAAEAFSIGLVNRLAPEGHLLEVAFQLAEAVVENAPVAVATAKHAIDEGTGLELDDALALELKKYEEVLKTEDRLEGLRAFAEKRPPVYKGR, from the coding sequence ATGCCGGAGTTCAAGGTCGAGGCCCGAGGGGCCATCGAGATCTGGACCATCGACGGGGAGAGCCGCCGCAACGCCATCAGCCGCGCGATGCACCAGGAGCTGGACGCGCTCGTGTCCCGCGTGTCCTCCGGCCGCGCCGTGCGCGCCGTCATCCTCACCGGCGCGGGCGACAAGGCCTTCTGCGCGGGCGCGGACCTCAAGGAACGCACCACCATGTCCGAAGACGAGGTGCGCGCCTTCCTCAACGGCCTGCGCGTCACCCTGCGCTCGATTGAGAAGAGCGACTGCGTCTTCATCGCCGCCATCAACGGCGCGGCCTTTGGCGGCGGCACGGAGCTGGCCCTGGCGTGCGACCTGCGCGTCGCTTCCCCCGCCACGGAGATGGGCCTCACGGAGGTGAAGCTGGGAATCATCCCCGGCGGCGGTGGCACCCAGCGGCTCGCGCGGCTCATCGGCCCCGGGCGCGCCAAGGACCTCATCCTCACCGCCCGGCGTGTGAACGCGGCCGAGGCCTTCAGTATCGGCCTGGTGAACCGGCTGGCTCCGGAAGGGCACCTCCTGGAGGTCGCCTTCCAACTGGCGGAGGCCGTGGTGGAGAACGCCCCCGTGGCCGTGGCCACCGCCAAGCACGCCATCGACGAGGGCACCGGCCTGGAGCTGGACGACGCGCTGGCGCTGGAGCTCAAGAAGTACGAGGAGGTGCTCAAGACGGAGGACCGGCTGGAAGGGCTCCGCGCGTTCGCGGAGAAGCGTCCCCCTGTCTATAAAGGCCGCTGA
- a CDS encoding acyl-CoA carboxylase subunit beta, with product MSSDQKLLEKLSQVEKGGAPKYHAKNAETGKLFARERIRLLVDADSFVEDGKLANNLDPELPSDGVITGVARIDGRAVAIMANDSTVKAGSWGARTVEKILRIQETAKALRCPLLYLVDSAGARITDQVEMFPGRRGAGRIFYNEVHLSGFVPQICLLFGPSAAGGAYIPAFCDLVIMVEGNASMYLGSPRMAEMVIGEKVTLEEMGGAKMHCSVSGVGDVLVKTEQEAIAAAKRYLAFFPENFSKAPPQVELKAPKHSGKRVDEIVPPDQNKPFDMHALIAELIDEGSWFEVKKLFAQELITGLARIGGRPVGIVANQPKYKGGVLFVDSADKAARFIWLCDAFNIPLLYLADVPGFMIGTKVERAGIIRAGAKMISAVSEASVPRICVVVRKAYGAGLYAMSGPGFAPEATLALPQAMIAVMGPEAAVNAVYFNKIQELPEAERPAFVQKLRDEYKQDVDIFKLASELIIDAVVPGDSLRGELMQRYSLYADRFQPRAEKKHGVHPV from the coding sequence ATGTCCTCAGATCAGAAACTGCTCGAGAAGCTCTCCCAGGTGGAGAAGGGCGGCGCGCCCAAGTACCACGCGAAGAACGCGGAGACGGGCAAGCTCTTCGCGCGCGAGCGCATCCGGTTGCTCGTGGACGCGGACTCCTTCGTGGAGGACGGAAAGCTCGCCAACAACCTGGACCCGGAGCTGCCCTCCGACGGCGTCATCACCGGGGTCGCGCGCATCGACGGGCGCGCGGTGGCCATCATGGCCAACGACTCCACGGTGAAGGCGGGCAGCTGGGGCGCGCGCACGGTGGAGAAGATCCTCCGCATCCAGGAGACGGCGAAGGCGCTGCGCTGCCCGCTGCTCTATCTGGTGGACAGCGCGGGCGCGCGCATCACGGACCAGGTGGAGATGTTCCCCGGCCGACGTGGCGCGGGCCGCATCTTCTACAACGAGGTCCACCTGTCGGGCTTCGTCCCGCAAATCTGTCTGCTCTTCGGCCCGTCCGCCGCGGGCGGCGCGTACATCCCCGCGTTCTGCGACCTGGTCATCATGGTGGAGGGCAACGCCTCCATGTACCTGGGCAGCCCCCGCATGGCGGAGATGGTCATCGGCGAGAAGGTCACCCTGGAGGAGATGGGCGGCGCGAAGATGCACTGCTCCGTGTCCGGCGTGGGCGACGTGCTGGTGAAGACCGAACAGGAGGCCATCGCCGCGGCGAAGCGGTACCTGGCCTTCTTCCCGGAGAACTTCTCCAAGGCCCCGCCCCAGGTAGAGCTGAAGGCGCCCAAGCACAGCGGCAAGCGCGTGGACGAGATCGTCCCGCCGGATCAGAACAAGCCGTTCGACATGCACGCCCTCATCGCGGAGCTCATCGACGAGGGCAGCTGGTTCGAGGTGAAGAAGCTCTTCGCGCAGGAGCTGATCACGGGCCTCGCGCGCATTGGCGGCCGTCCGGTGGGCATCGTCGCGAACCAGCCCAAGTACAAGGGCGGCGTGCTCTTCGTGGACAGCGCGGACAAGGCGGCCCGGTTCATCTGGCTGTGTGACGCGTTCAACATCCCGCTCCTGTACCTGGCGGACGTGCCGGGCTTCATGATCGGCACCAAGGTGGAGCGCGCGGGCATCATCCGCGCGGGCGCGAAGATGATCTCCGCGGTGTCGGAGGCCAGCGTGCCGCGCATCTGCGTGGTGGTGCGCAAGGCGTACGGCGCCGGCCTCTACGCCATGAGCGGGCCCGGGTTCGCCCCGGAGGCCACGCTGGCGCTGCCCCAGGCGATGATCGCCGTGATGGGCCCGGAGGCGGCGGTGAACGCCGTCTACTTCAACAAGATCCAGGAGCTGCCGGAGGCCGAGCGGCCAGCCTTCGTCCAGAAGCTCCGTGACGAGTACAAGCAGGACGTGGACATCTTCAAGCTGGCCAGCGAGCTCATCATCGACGCCGTGGTCCCCGGCGACTCCCTGCGCGGGGAATTGATGCAGCGTTATTCGCTTTATGCGGACCGGTTCCAGCCCCGTGCGGAGAAGAAGCACGGCGTCCACCCCGTCTGA
- a CDS encoding class I SAM-dependent methyltransferase, whose protein sequence is MSDFFGELYLRSTLPYLSEAVTAREVEYLSRAFADVEGPVVDLGCGHGRHAARLNTEGALAGRVVGLELDPLSLRLRRPGFPVVRGDLRALPFQDATLGGAYAWYSTLFAFSDAEHVQVLREVARALKPGGRLVFQTVPYERLAGSPGASFRERLPDGSLLEEESRFDATRGRDVGQRQLTLPDGRVLRAAYTLRYYPLAELKGLLESTGFSVQWVHGGLDGAPVSPESTDLIVGAGRR, encoded by the coding sequence GTGAGCGACTTCTTCGGAGAGCTGTACCTGCGCAGCACGCTGCCGTACCTCTCCGAGGCGGTGACGGCCCGGGAAGTCGAGTACCTGTCCCGGGCGTTCGCGGACGTGGAGGGCCCGGTGGTGGACCTGGGCTGCGGCCACGGCCGGCACGCGGCGCGGCTCAACACCGAGGGCGCGCTCGCCGGCCGGGTGGTGGGCCTGGAGCTGGATCCGCTGTCCCTGCGCCTGCGCCGCCCCGGCTTCCCCGTGGTGCGGGGCGACCTGCGGGCGCTGCCCTTCCAGGACGCGACCCTGGGGGGCGCCTACGCCTGGTATTCGACACTCTTCGCCTTCAGCGACGCGGAGCACGTCCAGGTGCTGCGCGAGGTGGCTCGGGCGCTCAAGCCCGGCGGACGGTTGGTGTTCCAGACGGTTCCCTACGAGCGGCTGGCCGGAAGTCCGGGCGCGTCGTTCCGCGAGCGGTTACCGGATGGGAGTCTCCTGGAGGAGGAGAGCCGCTTCGACGCGACGCGTGGAAGGGATGTCGGGCAGCGTCAGCTCACCTTGCCTGACGGTCGCGTCCTGCGAGCGGCGTACACGCTTCGTTACTATCCTCTTGCGGAACTGAAGGGGCTGTTGGAAAGCACGGGCTTTTCGGTGCAGTGGGTGCACGGCGGTCTGGATGGCGCGCCGGTGTCACCCGAGTCGACCGACCTCATCGTGGGAGCCGGGCGCCGGTGA
- a CDS encoding YtxH domain-containing protein, giving the protein MFRAKKATWQAKALAKSKLYRQFLAHQLLDQLPDYADKAGKVARKSWDNFDPDDALRYVGLTTYKPARAGMGGLGAFLLGAAAGSIVALLMAPSRGTELRTTVKDKAMGYINKQGVNIGGEKTASA; this is encoded by the coding sequence ATGTTCAGAGCGAAGAAGGCGACGTGGCAGGCGAAGGCTTTGGCCAAGAGCAAGCTGTACCGTCAGTTCCTGGCGCACCAGCTGCTCGACCAGCTGCCTGACTACGCGGACAAGGCCGGCAAGGTGGCCCGGAAGTCCTGGGACAACTTCGACCCGGACGACGCGCTGCGCTATGTGGGATTGACGACGTACAAGCCGGCGCGCGCGGGCATGGGCGGCCTGGGGGCGTTCCTGCTGGGCGCCGCCGCGGGCAGCATCGTGGCGCTGCTGATGGCCCCGAGCCGCGGCACGGAGCTGCGCACCACCGTCAAGGACAAGGCGATGGGCTACATCAACAAGCAGGGCGTGAACATCGGCGGCGAGAAGACCGCGAGCGCCTGA